One Aegilops tauschii subsp. strangulata cultivar AL8/78 chromosome 7, Aet v6.0, whole genome shotgun sequence genomic window carries:
- the LOC109755847 gene encoding uncharacterized protein, which translates to MATRASGCPWLHLLAILFLLPSMFGEAKAAARRGTWFTAQTAALLRWKSSLTSISSGSALSTWSPGVHPCNWTGITCRRAAQGPSITGVSLRGAGLAGRLDVLNLQPLSLLTSLDISNNFHLSGRIPPTVGMLPMLSMLNFSGNQLTGGIPPAIGELGSLTVMDLSFNGLSGTIPANIGRLQSLQSLRLYHNNLTGIIPPSLTNLTLLRDLSLFTNHLTGSIPIELGRLTALEELDLADNYLTGTIPSSIGNLTKLGYLGLSQNLLIGSIPHEITHLNNLTVLMISQNQFTSTIPAAITNLTKLQLLGASRSNLSGHIPEQIGSLTDLREVYLFGNKLTGSIPLSLGNLTMLTYLYLYENNLSGSIPYVLGNLANLQELSLSSNALDGDLPSSIGNMTSLTSLRLQNNSFSGTIPAELGNLGNLVNLYLYFNKFSGSVPPSFGNFREITDLRLSGNRLSGPLPHTFSNLTNLVDIELSYNNLSGQVPDLCQGKKLQWFSATTNQFSGSFPGSFKDCSSLVILDIMYNQMDGDIAQQLGVYPHLKFVGLTSNKLHGQLSTDWGSCGNLTELRLGGNVITGHIPRELTKLTKLRKLDLHLNRLTGEIPPEIGKLVNLYLLDLSQNDLSGSIPQNIGQMDVLEVLDLSSNQLDGRIPEEVGKCARLQSMKLNNNNSLNGSLPGSIGKLIHLQTTLDVSHNNLDGAIPPEIGNLDMLVSINLSHNQFSGSIPATVAGLRSMSVFDVSYNRLQGTVPGRIHNSSAEWFVHNRGLCGELAGLPSCHSSAANHQKKDHILMLKVGVPVFVAITCIAACIFFVLILRKKSSSRESAIVKRGDLFSIWNFDGKIAFEDIINATDNFDEKHCIGEGGFGNVYKVDLPDGQVVAVKKLHPIEEGMHDEQCFRREIEVLTKVRQRSIVKLYGFCSHTQYRFLVCQYIERGSLASILNNNDQAIQVDWQKRAILIKDVVQAISYLHHGCDPPIIHRGITSSNILLDSEYKAFVSDFGTARILKPDSSNWTALAGTYGYIAPELSYTPLVTEKCDVYSLGVVMLEVLMRKHPGELLNRPAAAQEQDMILQEHLDRRLPTPKTDEAQDINRLISVAFQCLQDSPHERPDTQQIHRALGV; encoded by the exons ATGGCTACTCGTGCCTCAGGGTGTCCATGGCTCCATCTCCTCGCCATCCTGTTTCTTCTCCCTTCCATGTTCGGTGAGGCAAAGGCCGCAGCACGGCGAGGCACTTGGTTCACAGCCCAGACAGCAGCGCTGCTCCGATGGAAATCCAGCCTGACAAGCATCAGCAGCGGTTCAGCCTTGAGCACCTGGAGCCCCGGCGTCCACCCCTGCAACTGGACGGGCATCACCTGCCGCCGTGCAGCTCAAGGCCCGTCCATCACTGGGGTCTCCCTCCGAGGAGCTGGACTCGCCGGGCGGCTGGACGTGCTCAACTTGCAGCCGCTGTCCTTGCTCACCAGCCTTGACATCAGCAACAACTTCCACCTCTCAGGACGGATTCCACCGACCGTCGGCATGCTCCCCATGCTTTCCATGCTGAACTTCTCCGGTAACCAGCTCACCGGAGGCATACCTCCGGCCATCGGAGAGCTGGGGAGCCTCACCGTGATGGACCTCTCCTTCAATGGCCTCTCAGGTACCATTCCTGCAAACATTGGCAGGCTTCAGTCCTTGCAAAGTCTCCGGTTATACCATAACAACTTAACCGGAATTATTCCTCCTTCCCTCACCAACCTAACTTTGCTCAGAGATTTAAGTCTGTTCACAAACCATCTTACTGGTTCGATCCCCATAGAGCTAGGGAGACTCACGGCTTTGGAAGAGCTAGATTTAGCTGATAATTATCTGACCGGTACTATTCCGAGCAGCATTGGAAACCTTACTAAACTAGGCTACTTAGGACTATCCCAAAACTTACTTATTGGTTCCATTCCTCACGAGATCACACACCTTAATAATCTTACCGTGCTCATGATATCACAAAATCAATTCACGTCCACTATCCCTGCAGCAATCACAAACTTAACCAAGTTGCAACTGCTAGGAGCCAGCAGGAGCAACTTAAGTGGCCACATTCCTGAACAAATAGGATCACTCACTGATCTTCGTGAGGTCTACCTTTTCGGTAATAAACTTACCGGGAGCATTCCTCTGAGTCTCGGAAATTTGACGATGCTCACATATCTGTACCTTTACGAGAACAACTTGTCTGGGTCCATTCCTTATGTGCTAGGGAATCTTGCAAACCTTCAGGAGCTTAGCCTCTCCTCCAATGCTTTAGATGGTGATCTGCCATCTAGCATAGGAAACATGACTTCTCTCACCTCCCTTCGCCTTCAAAACAATAGCTTTTCTGGCACAATCCCGGCTGAGCTAGGCAATCTAGGGAATTTAGTGAATCTTTACCTCTACTTCAACAAGTTCTCTGGCTCAGTCCCTCCAAGCTTTGGAAACTTCAGGGAAATCACAGATTTGAGGCTGTCAGGCAATAGACTGTCTGGACCTTTGCCTCACACATTTTCAAACCTCACCAATTTAGTGGACATTGAGTTGAGTTACAACAATCTCAGCGGACAGGTGCCTGACTTATGCCAGGGCAAAAAACTCCAATGGTTTTCCGCAACTACCAACCAATTTAGTGGATCCTTTCCAGGAAGTTTCAAGGACTGCAGCTCCTTAGTCATCCTCGACATCATGTACAATCAGATGGATGGAGATATAGCACAACAGCTTGGGGTGTACCCACATCTGAAATTTGTTGGGTTAACTTCAAACAAACTGCACGGTCAGCTTTCAACAGATTGGGGTTCATGCGGTAACTTGACAGAACTGCGTTTAGGAGGAAACGTGATTACTGGTCATATACCTCGTGAGCTCACAAAGCTAACCAAACTCAGAAAACTCGACCTCCATTTGAATAGGTTGACAGGGGAGATACCTCCTGAAATTGGCAAACTAGTCAACCTATATTTGCTAGACTTAAGCCAAAATGATCTATCTGGAAGCATTCCTCAAAACATTGGTCAAATGGATGTTCTTGAGGTTCTCGACCTGTCAAGCAATCAACTAGATGGAAGAATACCAGAAGAAGTTGGGAAATGTGCGAGACTACAGTCCATGAAACTGAACAACAACAACAGCTTAAACGGCAGCCTTCCTGGTTCCATAGGCAAACTGATTCACCTACAGACAACACTTGATGTCAGCCATAACAACCTAGATGGTGCCATTCCTCCAGAAATAGGAAATCTAGATATGTTGGTAAGCATAAACCTCTCCCACAATCAATTCAGTGGAAGCATTCCTGCCACGGTAGCAGGACTCCGAAGCATGTCCGTATTTGATGTGTCCTACAACAGATTACAAGGCACAGTTCCGGGAAGGATCCATAATTCCTCGGCAGAATGGTTTGTTCACAATAGAGGTCTCTGCGGGGAGCTGGCTGGCCTTCCGTCTTGTCATTCTTCTGCTGCAAATCATCAGAAAAAGGACCACATCCTCATGTTAAAAGTGGGTGTCCCTGTTTTTGTGGCTATTACTTGTATAGCTGCATGCATCTTCTTCGTTTTGATTTTGAGGAAGAAATCCTCTTCTAGAGAAAGTGCCATTGTAAAGAGAGGGGACCTCTTCTCCATATGGAACTTCGATGGTAAAATAGCTTTTGAGGATATCATCAATGCAACGGATAATTTTGATGAAAAACATTGCATTGGAGAGGGGGGATTTGGTAATGTCTACAAGGTGGATCTCCCAGATGGACAAGTGGTTGCAGTGAAGAAGCTTCATCCTATTGAGGAAGGGATGCATGATGAGCAATGCTTTCGTCGTGAGATTGAAGTACTAACAAAAGTCCGTCAGCGCAGCATTGTCAAGCTGTATGGATTCTGTTCCCATACGCAGTACAGGTTCCTGGTTTGCCAATACATAGAAAGGGGGAGTCTAGCCTCAATCCTGAACAACAATGACCAAGCAATCCAAGTTGATTGGCAGAAAAGAGCAATTCTCATCAAGGATGTTGTGCAAGCTATTTCCTACCTACACCATGGCTGTGATCCACCTATAATCCATCGGGGCATAACGAGTAGCAACATTTTGCTAGATTCTGAATACAAGGCCTTTGTCTCGGACTTTGGCACGGCAAGGATATTGAAGCCCGATTCATCGAACTGGACCGCGCTGGCGGGGACATACGGCTACATCGCACCTG AACTTTCTTACACGCCCTTGGTCACCGAGAAATGCGATGTCTACAGCCTCGGCGTTGTGATGCTGGAGGTGCTGATGAGGAAGCATCCAGGAGAATTACTAAACAGACCTGCAGCTGCGCAAGAACAAGACATGATACTTCAAGAGCATCTCGACCGCCGTCTTCCCACGCCCAAGACCGACGAGGCGCAGGATATCAATCGGCTAATATCGGTGGCGTTTCAGTGCCTACAAGATTCCCCTCATGAGAGGCCAGACACGCAGCAGATCCATCGAGCTCTCGGTGTATGA